From Numida meleagris isolate 19003 breed g44 Domestic line chromosome 4, NumMel1.0, whole genome shotgun sequence, the proteins below share one genomic window:
- the LOC110397758 gene encoding neurophysin 1-like — protein sequence MSYKALIICLLGLLAFSSACYIQNCPIGGKRAVPDMDIRKCLPCGPRNKGHCFGPNICCGEELGCYLGTSETLRCQEENFLPTPCESGRKACGEDGASCAAPGICCSTEGCVLDSSCNQEMLFA from the exons ATGTCCTACAAGGCACTCATCATCTGCCTGCTGGGGCTCCTGGCTTTCTCCTCGGCTTGTTACATCCAGAACTGCCCCATCGGGGGCAAGCGCGCCGTGCCGGACATGGACATCAGGAAG TGCTTGCCCTGCGGCCCCAGGAACAAGGGCCACTGCTTCGGCCCCAACATCTGCTGCggggaggagctgggctgctaCCTGGGCACCTCTGAAACCTTGCGGTGCCAGGAGGAGAACTTCCTGCCAACGCCCTGCGAGTCTGGGAGGAAAGCCTGCGGCGAGGACGGGGCGAGCTGTGCAGCACCAggcatctgctgcagcactg AGGGCTGCGTGCTTGACTCATCTTGCAACCAAGAAATGCTGTTTGCatag
- the LOC110397757 gene encoding vasotocin-neurophysin VT: protein MAEPSLPLSFLCLLALSSACYIQNCPRGGKRALGDTALRQCLPCGPGNRGRCFGPGICCGAELGCYLGTAETRRCAEEDYVPSPCQAGGQPCGSDGRCAANGVCCSADTCAVDAVCLEEGSEQAEEAAEKNLTVLDGAAGDLLLRLMHLANRQQQGKQPGL from the exons ATGGCAGAGCCTTCCCtgcccctctccttcctctgtctCCTGGCTTTGTCCTCCGCCTGCTACATCCAGAACTGCCCCCGGGGCGGCAAGCGGGCCTTGGGTGATACAGCTCTGCGGCAG TGCCTGCCCTGCGGACCCGGGAATAGGGGTCGCTGCTTTGGGCCTGGGATCTGCTGCGGTGCGGAGCTGGGCTGCTACCTGGGCACGGCAGAGACACGGCGCTGCGCTGAGGAAGACTACGTGCCTTCACCCTGCCAGGCTGGTGGGCAGCCCTGCGGCTCCGACGGGCGCTGCGCTGCCAACGGCGTCTGCTGCAGCGCTG ACACATGTGCTGTGGACGCCGTGTGCCTGGAGGAGGGCAGTGAGCAGGCAGAAGAGGCGGCAGAGAAGAACCTGACGGTGCTGGATGGGGCAGCTGGGGACCTGCTGCTGCGGCTGATGCACCTGGCcaacaggcagcagcagggcaagcAGCCCGGCCTCTGA